GAACCCGGTCGACCACCCGCACGGTGGTGGTGAGGGCAAGACGTCCGGTGGTCGTCACCCTGTCTCCCCGTGGGGCAAGCCCGAGGGCCGTACGCGCAAGCGCAAGGCCTCCGACTCCATGATCATCCGCCGCCGCAAGACCGGCAAGAAGCGCTGAGGATAAGGAACGAAGATGCCTCGCAGTCTGAAGAAGGGCCCCTTCGTCGACGGCCATCTGCAAAAGAAGGTCGACGCGGAGAACGAGAAGGGCACGCACAACGTCATCAAGACGTGGTCGCGCCGCTCCATGATCGTGCCGGACATGATCGGTCACACGATCGCCGTGCACGACGGCCGCAAGCACGTGCCGGTGTTCGTGACCGACTCCATGGTCGGCCACAAGTTGGGTGAGTTCGCGCCCACCCGCACCTACCGCGGACACGTCAAGGAAGACCGGAAGGGACGTCGTCGCTGATGGCTACCACCGAACGCAACCGTACGAGCGCTCGTCGCGAGACGCTGCTGGGCGACGCGCCCGGCGCCTTCGCCAGTGCCCGCTACCAGCGCATCTCGCCGATGAAGGCCCGCCGTGTCGTCGACATGGTCCGCGGCCTGCCCGTCGACGAGGCCCTGGTGCTGCTCTCCTTCGCCCCGCAGGCGGCGTCGGAGACCGTGTTCAAGGTGCTGGAGAGCGCCGTCGCGAACGCGGAGAACACCGAGGACCTCAACCGGGCCGACCTGGTCGTCTCGGTCGCGATGGTCGACGAGGGGCCCACCATGAAGCGGTGGCGTCCGCGCGCCCAGGGTCGCGCCACGCGGATCAACAAGCGCACCAGCCACATCACGCTGGCCGTTCAGCCGGCCGACGTCGTGGTGGCGAGCAAGCAGAAGAAGGGGAAGGACGCCTGATGGGCCAGAAGATCAACCCGAACGGGTTCCGGCTCGGCATCTCCACCGACCACAAGAGCCGTTGGTACGCCGACAAGCTCTACAAGAGCTACGTCGGTGAGGACGTCGCGATCCGCAAGCTGCTCAGCAAGGGCATGGAGCGCGCCGGCATCGCCAAGGTCGAGATCGAGCGCACCCGCGACCGCGTACGCGTGGACATCCACACGGCACGTCCGGGCATCGTGATCGGCCGTCGTGGCGCCGAGGCCGACCGCATCCGCGGCGAACTCGAGAAGCTCACGGGCAAGCAGGTTCAGCTCAACATCCTCGAGGTCAAGAACCCCGAGATCGACGCCCAGCTCGTCGCTCAGGGCGTGGCCGAGCAGTTGTCGGGCCGGGTCCAGTTCCGTCGCGCGATGCGCAAGGCGATGCAGACCTCGATGCGCTCGGGTGCCAAGGGCATCCGGATCCAGTGCTCGGGTCGTCTCAACGGCGCCGAGATGTCGCGTACGGAGTTCTACCGCGAAGGTCGAGTTCCGCTGCACACCCTGCGCGCCGACATCGACTACGGCTTCTACGAGGCCAAGACCACCTTCGGCCGCATCGGCGTGAAGGTCTGGATCTACAAGGGTGAGGTTGCCGGCACGCGCGCCGAGCGCCAGGCGCAGGCTGCTGCTCGCGCCGGTGCTCCCGGCCGTTCCGGTCGTCCCACCCGTGGCGGCGAGCGTCCCAACCGCGGCACCCGTGGCCAGCGCGACGACGCTCCCGCCGACTCCACTGCTACCCAGGGTGCGACCGAGGCTGCCGCGACCGGCGCCGAGGCCGCACCGAACACCCAGGAGGGCTGACCCATGTTGATGCCCCGTCGGATCAAGCACCGCAAGCAGCACCACCCCAAGCGCCGCGGCGCTGCCAAGGGTGGCACCTCGCTGGCCTTCGGTGACTTCGGCATCCAGGCGGTCGAGGGCCACTACGTGACCAACCGCCAGATCGAGTCCGCTCGTATCGCCATGACCCGTCACATCAAGCGTGGCGGCAAGGTGTGGATCAACATCTACCCCGACCGTCCGCTCACCAAGAAGCCGGCCGAAACCCGCATGGGTTCCGGAAAGGGTTCGCCAGAGTGGTGGATCGCCAACGTCAAGCCCGGCCGCGTCATGTTCGAGCTTTCCGGTGTCGACGAGACCACCGCCCGTGAGGCGATGCGTCGCGCGATGCACAAGCTCCCCATGAAGTGCCGCTTCGTCACCCGTGAGGCAGGTGAGTTCTGATGGCTACCGATGCCACCAAGGCCCACGAGCTCGATGAGCTCAACGGTGCCGACCTCGAGGCCAAGCTGCGCGAGGCCAAGGAGGAGCTGTTCAACCTGCGCTTCCAGGCCGCGACCGGCCAGCTCGAGAGCCACGGCCGTCTGCGCACGGTCAAGAAGGACATCGCCCGGATCTACACCGTCGTACGCGAGCGCGAGCTCGGCATCCGTACGGCTCCGGGCAGCGAGAAGGAGAACGCATGAGCGAGAACGCCGTGGACACCACCCCACGCAACCAGCGCAAGACCCGTGAGGGCGTCGTCGTCAGCGACAAGATGGACAAGACCATCGTCGTGGTCGTGGAGGACCGTGTGAAGCACGCCCTGTACGGCAAGGTCATGCGCAAGTCCTCACGCCTGCACGTGCACGACGAGAACAACGACTGCGGCATCGGTGACCGCGTGCTGGTCATGGAGACCCGCCCGCTGTCGGCGACCAAGCGCTGGCGCCTCGTCGAGATCCTCGAACGCGCGAAGTGATCGCCGCGGGCGTGGCCCGCGACGTACACCTCGAGCAACAACCACACCAGTTCGGCAAGGCTCAGCGAGCGAGACTCACTGAGAACCGGCACGACAACCAGGAGAAACAATGATTCAGCAGGAGTCGCGGCTCAAGGTCGCCGACAACACGGGTGCCAAGGAGATCTTGTGCATCCGCGTTCTCGGTGGCTCCGGCCGTCGCTACGCCGGGATCGGCGACATCATCGTCGCCACCGTCAAGGACGCGATCCCGGGTGGCAACGTCAAGAAGGGTGACGTCGTCAAGGCGGTCGTCGTCCGCACCGTCAAGGAGCGCCGTCGTGCCGACGGTTCCTACATCCGCTTCGACGAGAACGCCGCCGTCATCCTCAAGAACGACGGCGAGCCCCGTGGCACGCGCATCTTCGGCCCCGTCGGCCGTGAGCTGCGCGAGAAGCGGTTCATGAAGATCATCTCGCTGGCACCCGAGGTGCTGTGATGGGGAAGAGCGTGAACATCAAGAAGGGCGACGAGGTCGTCGTCATCTCCGGCAAGGACAAGGGCGCCAAGGGCAAGGTGATCCAGGTCCTGCGTGAGCAGGAGCGGGTCATCGTCGAGGGCGTCAACCGCGTCAAGAAGCACACCAAGTCGATCCAGCAAAGCGGTGGCAACACCGGCGGGATCATCACCACCGAGGCCCCGATCCACGTGTCCAACGTGATGCTGGTCGAGGGCGACGGCGTGACCCGCGTCGGCTTTAAGCGTGAAGAGGTGCTCAAGCGCCGTCCCGACGGGTCGCAGTACGCCGCCGAGCGCAGCGTGCGCATCTCCCGCAAGACCGGGAAGGAGATCTGACATGACTGACACCACTGTCGAGACCGACACCACCGAAGCTCCCGCAGCGGAGGAGAAGGTGACGCCGCGTCTGAAGACGCGCTACCGCGAGGAGATCATCCCCGCGCTCAAGAGCGAGTTCGAGATCGCGAACATCATGCAGGTCCCCGGTCTGGTGAAGATCGTGGTCAACATGGGTGTCGGCGACGCCGCCAAGGACTCCAAGCTGATCGAGGGCGCGATCAAGGACCTGACCGTCATCACCGGTCAGAAGCCGATGGTCACCAAGGCTCGCAAGTCCATCGCCCAGTTCAAACTGCGTGAGGGCATGCCGATCGGCGCGCACGTCACCATGCGTGGCGACCGGATGTGGGAGTTCCTCGACCGACTGCTGTCACTCGCGCTCCCGCGCATCCGTGACTTCCGTGGTCTCAACCCCAACCAGTTCGATGGCAACGGCAACTACACCTTCGGTCTCACCGAGCAGGTCATGTTCCACGAGATCGACCAGGACAAGCTGGACCGGTCGCGAGGCATGGACATCACCGTCGTGACGACCGCGACCAACGACGACCAGGGCCGCGCGCTGCTCAAGCAGCTCGGCTTCCCGTTCAAGGAGAACTGAGCGATGACGAAGTCGAGCGGGTTCGAGTTGAACCTTCAGCACAGCAAGGAGAACTGATATGGCGAAGACCGCTCTGAAGGTCAAGGCCGCCCGCAAGCCCAAGTTCGCGGTGCGCGCCTACACCCGCTGCCAGCGCTGTGGCCGGCCCAAGGCCGTCTACCGCAAGTTCGGCCTGTGCCGCATCTGCCTTCGCGAGATGGCGCACCGCGGCGAGCTGCCCGGCGTGACCAAGTCCTCCTGGTGAGCATCCGCCACCATCACTGACCGCTGCAGGTCCGTGGCCCGTCCCGGGTGCGGAAACCGCAGCAGAGAGAGAAGCAACACCCATGACGATGACTGACCCGATCGCAGACATGCTTACGCGTCTGCGCAACGCCAACTCGGCGTATCACGACGAGGTCTCGATGCCGTTCAGCAAGCTGAAGGCCGGCGTCGCCGAGATCCTCAAGCAGGAGGGCTACATCACCTCCTTCGACGTCCAGGAGCCCGCCGAGGGTGAAGTGGGCAAGACCCTGCACATCACCTTGAAGTACGGCCGCAACCGCGAGCGTTCGATCGCGGGTGTGCGCCGCATCAGCAAGCCCGGTCTGCGGGTGTACGCCAAGTCGACCGCACTGCCGCGCGTACTCGGTGGCCTCGGCGTCGCGATCATCTCGACCAGCCAGGGCCTGCTGACCGACCGTCAGGCCAACCAGAAGGGCGTGGGTGGGGAAGTCCTCGCCTACGTCTGGTAAGCCCGAGGCGAGAGGAAGACGAAGCAATGTCACGTATTGGCAAGCTCCCGATCACGGTCCCGTCCGGCGTGGACGTGCAGATCGACGGCTCCGCGGTGACGGTCAAGGGCCCCAAGGGCACCTTGTCGCACACTGTCGTCAGCCCGATCACGGTGGAGCAGAACGACGGCGTTCTAGACGTCAAGCGTCCTGACGACCACCGCGACTCCAAGGCCCGCCACGGTCTGACCCGCACCCTGATCAACAACATGGTCGTCGGCGTCACCGAGGGCTACGAGAAGAAGCTCGAGATCGTCGGCGTCGGTTACCGCGTGCTGTCGAAGGGCCCCACCCAGCTGGAGTTCCAGCTCGGCTACAGCCACTCGATCACGTTCGATGCCCCCGAAGGCATCACGTTCGCGGTCGAAGGTCCCACCAAGCTCGGCGTCCAGGGCATCGACAAGCAACTTGTCGGTGAGGTGGCCGCCAACATCCGCAAGCTCCGCAAGCCCGAGCCGTACAAGGGCAAGGGCGTCCGGTACGCCGGCGAGCACATCCGCCGCAAGGTCGGAAAGGCTGGTAAGTAATCCATGGCTATCTCGCTGAAGAACCGCAAGCACACGGCGAGCCGGGTCAAGGCCCGTCTCAACCGTCAGGCCCGCGGTCGCAAGAAGATCTCCGGCACCGCCGAGCGTCCGCGCCTGGTGGTCACCCGGTCGGCCAAGCACATCTCGGTCCAGGTCGTCGACGACCTGGTCGGCAAGACGCTCGCGTACGCCTCCACGATGGAGTCGGACGTGCGGGGCTCCGAGGGTGACAAGACCGCCAAGGCAAAGCTGGTCGGCGGCCTCGTCGCCGAGCGCGCCAAGGCCGCGGGTGTCGAGTCGGTCGTGTTCGACCGGGCCGGCAACAAGTACCACGGCCGCATCGCGGCCCTCGCCGACGCCGCCCGGGAGGGCGGCCTGACCTTCTGACCGGCCCACAGGCCCATGTCAGCAAGAAACTAAGGAGAGAAGTCTCATGAGCGGAGCCCAGCGCGGACAGCGCGCGGGTGGCGAGCGCAGCGGAGACCGTCGCGGGGGACGTGACGGCGGACGCGGTGCTGAGAAGAGCCAGTACATCGAGCGTGTCGTCACGATCAACCGCGTCGCCAAGGTGGTCAAGGGTGGTCGACGCTTCAGCTTCACCGCCCTGGTCATCGTCGGTGACGGTGACGGTCTGGTCGGTGTCGGCTACGGCAAGGCCAAGGAGGTGCCGGCCGCGATCGCCAAGGGCGTCGAGGAGGCCAAGAAGCACTTCTTCAAGGTCCCGCGGGTCCAGGGCACCATCCCGCACCCGGTGCAGGGTGAGAAGGCTGCCGGTGTGGTCATGCTGCGCCCGGCTGCGCCTGGTACCGGTGTTATCGCCGGTGGCCCGGTGCGCGCCGTCTTGGAGTGCGCCGGCATCCACGACATCTTGAGCAAGTCGCTCGGATCGTCCAACCAGATCAACATCGTGCACGCGACCGTCGAGGCGCTGCGCATGCTTGAGGAGCCCGAGGCTGTCGCCTCGCGCCGCGGCATGCGTGTCGAGGACGTCGCACCGGCTGCGCTGCTCAAGGCGCAGCAGACAGGTGCCGAAGAGGCTGCTGCGGCCAAGGCCGCTGCCGTGGGGAGTGCTTCCTGATGGCACAGCTCAAGGTTCAGCAGAAGAAGTCGGCCATCGGCCGTCAGGCCAACCAGCGCGAGACTTTGCGCTCGCTCGGCCTGAAGCGGATCGGCGACGTCGTCGTCAAGGAGGACCGCCCGGAGATCCGCGGCATGGTCCAGACCGTGCGTCACCTCGTCACGGTTGAGGAGGTTGAGTGATATGACGCTCAAGTTGCACCACTTGCGTCCCGCCCCGGGAGCCAAGACGGCCAAGACCCGCGTGGGTCGTGGTGAGGGCTCGAAGGGTAAGACGGCTGGTCGTGGCACCAAGGGCACCAAGGCCCGCTACCAGGTGCCGGCCGCGTTCGAGGGTGGTCAGATGCCCATCCACATGCGGCTGCCCAAGCTCAAGGGCTTCAAGAACCCGTTCCGGGTCGAGTTCCAGGTCGTCAACCTCGACAAGCTCGGGGAACTCTTCCCCGAGGGTGGCACCGTCACCATCGAGGACCTGGTCACCAAGGGCGCGGTTCGCAAGAACCAGCCTGTCAAGGTGCTCGGGACCGGCGACATCTCGGTGGCCGTCCAGGTGAGCGCGAACGCGTTCTCCGGCTCCGCCAAGGAGAAGATCGAGGCCGCTGGCGGCTCGGTCACCGTCGTCTGACGTCACGTTGCGATGAGGGTGCGTGCACCTCGAGGACCCTCGAGAGCACGCACCCTCTTTCGCCGTCCAGTGCCCTGTTAGGCTTCCCCGGGCTCACGCGAGCCCTGCCCCACCGAGGAGAAGGATCTCGTGCTCAGCGCTTTCGTCAACGCTTTCCGCACTCCGGACCTGCGACGCAAGTTGCTGTTCGTGCTTTTCATCATCGTCATCTTCCGGCTGGGATCGCAGATCCCCACGCCCAACGTCCACGTCGCGAATGTGCAAAAGTGCATCGACCTGGCCGCGCAGGGTGACAACGCCGGGCTCTACAACATGATCAACCTGTTCTCAGGTGGCGCGTTGTTGCAGCTGACGATCTTCGCGCTGGGGATCATGCCGTACATCACGGCCAGCATCATCTTGCAGTTGCTCGTCGTGGTGATCCCACGGCTTGAAGCGCTCAAGGAGGAGGGCCAGGCCGGGCAGACCAAGATCACCCAGTACACGCGCTATCTGACCTTGGGCCTGGCAGTGCTGCAGGCCACGGGCATCGTGGCGTTGGCCCGCTCTGGGCAGCTTCTCCAGGGCTGCAACGAGAACCTGTTGCACAACGACGGCACGGCCGCGTTCTTGACGATGGTCGTGGTGATGACCGCGGGCACGGCCGTGATCATGTGGCTGGGCGAACTGATCACCGACCGTGGCATCGGCAACGGCATGTCGCTGCTGATCTTCACCCAGGTCGTCGCGACGTTCCCCGCCTCGCTGTGGGGCGTCAAGAAGACCCAGGGTTGGGGAGTGTTCGCGATCGTGCTGGTGATCGGACTGATCATCCTGGCCGCCGTGGTCTTCATCGAGCAGGCCCAGCGCCGCATTCCGGTGCAGTACGCGCGCCGCATGGTCGGGCGCAAGATGTTCGGTGGCTCGTCGACCTACATCCCGCTCAAGGTCAACCAGGCCGGTGTGATCCCGGTCATCTTCGCCTCGTCGCTGCTCTACCTGCCGGCGATGGCGGTGCAGTTCAACCAGGGCAGTGACAGCAAGGTCCTCAACTGGATCTCGAACAACTTCGTGCAGGGCGACCATCCGCTCTACATGCTGACGTACTTCCTGATGATCATCTTCTTCACCTACTTCTACGTCTCGATCACCTTCAACCCTCAAGAGGTGGCCGACAACATGAAGAAGTACGGCGGCTTCATCCCCGGGATCCGGGCGGGCAAGCCGACCGAGAACTACCTGGCGTACGTGCTCTCCCGGATCACCTTCCCGGGCGCGCTGTACCTCGGTCTGATCTCCCTGATCCCGTTGATCGCCTTCGTGTTCATCAACGCCGATCAGAACTTCCCGTTCGGTGGAGTCTCGCTCCTGATCATGGTGGGTGTCGCCCTCGACACCGTGAAGCAGATCGAGAGCCAGCTCCAGCAGCGCAACTACGAAGGATTCCTGCGCTAATGCGTCTTCTCATCATGGGCCCTCCCGGGGCTGGCAAAGGCACCCAGGCCAAGACCGTCGCCGAGCGCTTCGGCATCCCGGCGATCTCGACGGGTGACATCTTTCGTCGCAACGTCTCTCAGGGCACCGAGCTCGGCGTCGAGGCCAAGCGCTATATGGACGCGGGCGAATACGTTCCCGACAGCGTCACCAACGCGATGGTGCGCGACCGGATCGCCGAGCCCGACGCGGCTGTGGGCTTCCTGCTCGACGGCTATCCGCGCACGCTGGCCCAGGTCGAGGAACTCGACGACATGATCGCGGCGACCGGCCACGCGCTCGACGCCGTGGTGGTCCTCACCGTCGATGACGAGGAGATCGTGCAGCGACTCCTGCAGCGCGCCCAGATCGAAGGTCGCGCCGACGACACCGAAGAGGTGATCCGGCGCCGTCAAGAGGTGTACGCCGAGCAGACCGCACCGTTGATCGATGTCTACCGTGATCGCGACCTGCTGGTCGAGGTTGACGGCATGGGTGAGGTGGCCGAGGTCACAGAACGGATCCGCGAAGCGCTGAACGCCGTCTCCGAGAGCTGATCCCCGTGGGGTTGCGCGATCGCGGGGTCCAGATCAAGACTGCGGAGCAACTCGACGTGATGCGTCGAGCCGGGCTCGTGGTCGCGCGCACGTTGGAGAAACTGCGCGGTGAGGTGCGTGCCGGAGTCTCCACCGCCGACCTCAACGCGGTCGCCGAGGACCACATCTTGTCGTCCGGCGCGACCTCGAACTTCAAGGGCTACCACGGTTTCCCGGCCGTGATCTGTACGTCTGTCAACGACGAGGTCGTGCACGGGATCCCAGGTGAGCGGGTGCTGGCGGACGGCGACGTGATCTCGATCGACTGCGGCGCGATCGTGGAGGGCTGGCACGGCGACGCCGCGCTCACGGTCGCGGTCGGCGAGGTGTCCCAGGACGTACGCGACCTGATGACCGTGACCGAGGAATCGCTGTGGGCGGGCCTGGCGGCCGTACGCCTAGGTGGGCGGGTTACCGACATCTCGCACGCGGTCGAGCGTCATGTTCGCGGGCGCGGGGCGTACGGCATCTTGGAGGACTACACCGGCCACGGCATCGGCACCGCGATGCACATGGCGCCCAACGTGCCCAACTACGGCAAGCCCGGACGTGGCGCGCGCCTGGTCAACGGCATCGCGCTCGCGGTGGAGCCGATGATCACCCTCGGGTCCAAGGAGACCGAGGTGCTCGATGACGACTGGACGGTCGTGACCGACGACGGGTCCTGGGCGGCGCACTTCGAGCACACCTTCGCGCTGACCCCCGCGGGAGTGTGGGTATTGACCGCCGAGGACGGTGGCGAAGCGCGGCTGCGCGAGCTGGGGGTCCCCTACGGCGGTCGTTGAGCGGACACGTGTCCGCTCAACCCCCGAATTGTCGCGTCCGTGACCTGGCGTGTCAGACTCTGCGCTCAGGAGGGGAGTATTCCCCCGCAGCGATGTCGTCAGTACGGTGGTGAGGGCCAGGGGCCACTCCCACCCGGTATCGCGGTCGGCGGTGTCGCCGGCGGAAGAGACCTCCGGAGCAAGCGGCGTGCTCGGCGCCGAACCTAAACCTCCGGAGGAGTATCTTCGTGGACGTGCCCACCTGGGTCTGGATCGCCACCGGCGTGGCGGCATTGGTCATCTTCACCTTCGATCTCGTGGTCGTGGGTCGCCAACCGCACGAACCGAGCATGAAGGAATGCTCGATCTATCTGTCGATCTACGTGTCCTTGGCGATCCTGTTCGGCCTGGGCGTCTGGTGGACCTCGGGCGGAACTCTGGCGCTGGAGTTCTATTCAGGTTGGCTGGTCGAGTATTCGCTCTCGATCGACAACCTGTTCATCTTCATCATCATCATGAGCAAGTTCGCGGTCCCGCGCGAACTCCAGCAGTACGCCCTGATGATCGGCATCGTGATGGCGCTGATCATGCGCGCGATCTTCATCGCGGTAGGTGCCGCGGCGATCAACAACTTCAGCTGGGTGTTCTACCTCTTCGGCCTGTTCTTGATCTACACCGCGGCCAAGCTTCGCCCGTGAGGGCGGCGAAGACGAGGACGAGTACGAGGAGAACAAGCTCGTCGCCTGGGTCGAGAAGCGCTTTCCCGCCACCAAGGAATGGCACGGCAAGCAGATCTTCACCTCCTCCGGCGGCAAGCGCCTGATCACGCCCATGTTCATCGTGATCCTCACGCTCGGCACCACCGACCTGCTGTTTGCTCTCGACTCGATCCCGGCGATCTTCGGCATCACCAAGGAGCCCTACCTGGTGCTGACGGCCAACATCTTCGCGTTGATGGGCCTGCGTCAGCTCTACTTCCTCATCGGTGGGCTGCTGCAGCGCCTGATCTACCTGTCGTACGGCCTGGCGTTCCTGCTGCTCTTCATCGGTGTGAAGTTGATCCTGCACGCGATGCACGAGAACGAGTTGCCCTTCATCAACGGTGGCAAGCACATCGAGTGGGCTCCCGACATCCCGATCTGGCTGTCGTTGGTGGTCATCGTCGGCACCCTGGCCGTCACCGCCGTGGCGTCGTTGGCGGTGTCGAGTCGGATGAGCAGTGCCGAGCAGGACGCGGCGACGGGTCCCAGACGCGACTGGGAAGACGACTGACCGAGGAGTGAGCCGGAGGTACGCCGAGCGTTGCGAGGTGTGCTGGAGGGGAGCCCCGCAGTGTCAGTCGTAATTCAAGACCGACTGACCGAGGAGTGAGCCGGAGGTACGCCGAGCGTTGCGAGGTGTGCTGGAGGGGAGCCCCGCAGTGTCAGTCGTAATTCAAGACCGACTGACCGAGGAGTGAGCCGGAGGTACGCCGAGCGTTGCGAGGTGTGGCGAGGGCGGGCCCCGCAGTGTCAGCAGGTGGGGGCGACGCGGCGTACGACCCGGGCGTCGGCCGCGGTGACCGGGAGGTCGTACGCTTTCGCGACCTTGAGGTAGGCCCGCAGATAGCGGCACCAGGTGCGGCGCCACGGTGGCATCCACTGCGCCGGAGTGGCGCCGAGCTTGGCCTGATTGGCCCGCGCGGAGACGGCCCAGAGTTCGCGCTCGACGTCGTTGGCGAAACGCACCCGGCGGCGTTGGGTCCAGGCCCAGGCGCCCTCGTGCCAGGCTCGGGAGAGCGGATAGACGTGATCGATCTGGATGAAGTAGCCGTCGTCGCGCCAGTTCAACCGCTCGCCTGTGTAGGGATCTCGCAACTTGGCCTGATAGATCCGACAGTCTGATCCCCAGCGCATCTCGATGTGGCGCATCTGGCGCAGGAGTACGTCCTCTCGCGTGGTGCAGCCGTTGTGCCCATAGGGGCCGGCGTGCGCGTCGGTCCAAGGTGAACCGAAGACGCAGGCGCCTGGGTCGCAGGACCGGTCGTAGCCCGGGTGGTAGCCGGGGGCGGCCACGATCCTGACTCGATCCAGCAGCGACAGCAGCGAGTCACCGGCTGGAGACGACGCCTGCGCGGGGTAGGCGCCCAGGCACATGGCCAGCGCGAGCACTGCTGCCAGCGCTCTGCGAGCGACCGAACTGGCGAGCATGGGCGGCATCGTACGTCCGCGTGTCGATCCAGGCGGTTCGACACCGCAGGGCCTGGCGAGGCGGACTCGATTTCTCCTGGCCCGGGAGTCACCCCGACAATGGAGCACGTGTTTCGGGTGAGGTTCGTGGGTTGGGTCGCGCTGTGCGCTGCCCTGTCCGGGTGCGCAGCAAGCGAACCGCTGACGCTCCCGGAATCCTCGACCGCGACCCCGTCGACCACGGCTGACCCGAGCGTGAACTCAGCGCGGCCGCAGGCCAACGGCGAGGGATCGGGTGGTCGGGCGCGAGATCGCCGCGACACCACGCAGCCTTCGGCGGTCTGGCCGATCTCCCGAGAACTCCGCGAGCGCGCCACCCGGTTGGGCATTCCCGCCGAAGCCCTCCAGGCCTACACCAGGGCCGCATGGTCGGTGCCCGACTGTCAGATCGGGTGGGCGACCCTGGCCGCCGTCGGACAGGTGGAGTCCGACCACGGGCGCATGGACGGAGACGCACTCGGTCGCGACGGTCGTCCCAGCCGCGACATCATCGGACCGCGACTGGACGGCCGCGGCAACTACGCCGCGATCCCGGCCACGTCGTACGGCACCAGCCTGCACGGCGACAACAAGTGGGAGCACGCGCTCGGACCGATGCAGTTCCTACCCGAGACCTGGCAAAGGTGGGGCGCGGACGGAGACGGGGATGGCGTCAAGAACCCCCAAGACCTCGACGACGCGGCGATGGCGAGCGCGGCCTACCTGTGCGCGTCGGGCGTGAGCCTGTACGACGGCTCGACCTGGGAGCGCGCGGTGTTGTCCTACAACAAGTCCGACGACTATCTGCGCAAGGTCTTCGACATGGCCGTGCATTACGCCGCGTTCGGCTGACGGCGCACCTTCTAGACTGATCCGGCACCCCCTGCCCGTGCTGGCAGGGGGGTTGTTGTGATGTCCCGCCTTCCCGAAGGAACCCGATGAGTCCGTCCCTGCTCTCTGTCACTGAGGTCGTCTGCGCCGGTCAGCCGCTGGCCGGTGCGCTGGCGGCTGCCGACAGTGGGGCGCGTACGACTTTGGACCTCACCGGCCCGGCCGCGATGTGGCCGTTCGTCACTGCTGGGCTGGCCGGAGTCGGGCGTACGGTCCTGGCGGTCA
This DNA window, taken from Nocardioides sp., encodes the following:
- the rplF gene encoding 50S ribosomal protein L6 encodes the protein MSRIGKLPITVPSGVDVQIDGSAVTVKGPKGTLSHTVVSPITVEQNDGVLDVKRPDDHRDSKARHGLTRTLINNMVVGVTEGYEKKLEIVGVGYRVLSKGPTQLEFQLGYSHSITFDAPEGITFAVEGPTKLGVQGIDKQLVGEVAANIRKLRKPEPYKGKGVRYAGEHIRRKVGKAGK
- the rpsC gene encoding 30S ribosomal protein S3 codes for the protein MGQKINPNGFRLGISTDHKSRWYADKLYKSYVGEDVAIRKLLSKGMERAGIAKVEIERTRDRVRVDIHTARPGIVIGRRGAEADRIRGELEKLTGKQVQLNILEVKNPEIDAQLVAQGVAEQLSGRVQFRRAMRKAMQTSMRSGAKGIRIQCSGRLNGAEMSRTEFYREGRVPLHTLRADIDYGFYEAKTTFGRIGVKVWIYKGEVAGTRAERQAQAAARAGAPGRSGRPTRGGERPNRGTRGQRDDAPADSTATQGATEAAATGAEAAPNTQEG
- the rplV gene encoding 50S ribosomal protein L22; the protein is MATTERNRTSARRETLLGDAPGAFASARYQRISPMKARRVVDMVRGLPVDEALVLLSFAPQAASETVFKVLESAVANAENTEDLNRADLVVSVAMVDEGPTMKRWRPRAQGRATRINKRTSHITLAVQPADVVVASKQKKGKDA
- the rpsE gene encoding 30S ribosomal protein S5; this encodes MSGAQRGQRAGGERSGDRRGGRDGGRGAEKSQYIERVVTINRVAKVVKGGRRFSFTALVIVGDGDGLVGVGYGKAKEVPAAIAKGVEEAKKHFFKVPRVQGTIPHPVQGEKAAGVVMLRPAAPGTGVIAGGPVRAVLECAGIHDILSKSLGSSNQINIVHATVEALRMLEEPEAVASRRGMRVEDVAPAALLKAQQTGAEEAAAAKAAAVGSAS
- a CDS encoding type Z 30S ribosomal protein S14; protein product: MAKTALKVKAARKPKFAVRAYTRCQRCGRPKAVYRKFGLCRICLREMAHRGELPGVTKSSW
- the rplN gene encoding 50S ribosomal protein L14, translating into MIQQESRLKVADNTGAKEILCIRVLGGSGRRYAGIGDIIVATVKDAIPGGNVKKGDVVKAVVVRTVKERRRADGSYIRFDENAAVILKNDGEPRGTRIFGPVGRELREKRFMKIISLAPEVL
- the rpmC gene encoding 50S ribosomal protein L29; this translates as MATDATKAHELDELNGADLEAKLREAKEELFNLRFQAATGQLESHGRLRTVKKDIARIYTVVRERELGIRTAPGSEKENA
- the rpsS gene encoding 30S ribosomal protein S19 is translated as MPRSLKKGPFVDGHLQKKVDAENEKGTHNVIKTWSRRSMIVPDMIGHTIAVHDGRKHVPVFVTDSMVGHKLGEFAPTRTYRGHVKEDRKGRRR
- the rplX gene encoding 50S ribosomal protein L24 codes for the protein MGKSVNIKKGDEVVVISGKDKGAKGKVIQVLREQERVIVEGVNRVKKHTKSIQQSGGNTGGIITTEAPIHVSNVMLVEGDGVTRVGFKREEVLKRRPDGSQYAAERSVRISRKTGKEI
- the rpsH gene encoding 30S ribosomal protein S8, which codes for MTMTDPIADMLTRLRNANSAYHDEVSMPFSKLKAGVAEILKQEGYITSFDVQEPAEGEVGKTLHITLKYGRNRERSIAGVRRISKPGLRVYAKSTALPRVLGGLGVAIISTSQGLLTDRQANQKGVGGEVLAYVW
- the rplP gene encoding 50S ribosomal protein L16, which produces MLMPRRIKHRKQHHPKRRGAAKGGTSLAFGDFGIQAVEGHYVTNRQIESARIAMTRHIKRGGKVWINIYPDRPLTKKPAETRMGSGKGSPEWWIANVKPGRVMFELSGVDETTAREAMRRAMHKLPMKCRFVTREAGEF
- the rpsQ gene encoding 30S ribosomal protein S17, with translation MSENAVDTTPRNQRKTREGVVVSDKMDKTIVVVVEDRVKHALYGKVMRKSSRLHVHDENNDCGIGDRVLVMETRPLSATKRWRLVEILERAK
- the rplR gene encoding 50S ribosomal protein L18, with protein sequence MAISLKNRKHTASRVKARLNRQARGRKKISGTAERPRLVVTRSAKHISVQVVDDLVGKTLAYASTMESDVRGSEGDKTAKAKLVGGLVAERAKAAGVESVVFDRAGNKYHGRIAALADAAREGGLTF
- the rplE gene encoding 50S ribosomal protein L5 — its product is MTDTTVETDTTEAPAAEEKVTPRLKTRYREEIIPALKSEFEIANIMQVPGLVKIVVNMGVGDAAKDSKLIEGAIKDLTVITGQKPMVTKARKSIAQFKLREGMPIGAHVTMRGDRMWEFLDRLLSLALPRIRDFRGLNPNQFDGNGNYTFGLTEQVMFHEIDQDKLDRSRGMDITVVTTATNDDQGRALLKQLGFPFKEN